A region of the Cucurbita pepo subsp. pepo cultivar mu-cu-16 chromosome LG14, ASM280686v2, whole genome shotgun sequence genome:
TTTAAAccttaaatcaaattaagactttttgagaatttgaaaagatatatattttttttagattgttCCTCTAAAACTAGGAGATTTTTATGCTCAAGATGAACCATATCATATAATTGTGGAGATCAAGTTTACTTACGACAAGCCTTGGGCGGCTCCAATGACTATGCTCACTCTTCGTTGCCAATCTAAAAGACATTGATCAGCTAATTGGCCATGCAAATGGGAAAGCAAGCTATGATTTGGCATGTAATCGTATACAATAAGCCTTTCATCTCCACCAGCATAGAATCCTCTCAAACCCAACAGGTTTTCATGTCTAACCCTCGCAAGAATCTCCACTTCAACGGCAAACTCCATCTCTGCCTTGGCAGTCATTGCCTTCAATCTCTTCACAGCTATCTGCAAAACAACACCTTCATCAAGTCAATAAGAGAGCTAAAAGCTATAGTCTTGATAAGTTACCATAAGTTATAGAAGTAATTACACCAACGCCTTTGCTGGTTCTCCCCCAATAAACGCTCCCAAACCCTCCCTCGCCAATTTTGTTGTCGTTGCTGAAGTTATTTGTGGCTTGAAGAAGCTCCTTGAGAGTGTAGATTTCCCATGGATAATCAAGATTCTCTTTCACActgaatcaaagaaaacaaaagggacAAGATTCTCAAACACataaaacaagaatttgaggtTCAATGGTTGATAAAGCATGTACCTTTTCCTTGATTTTTGGTGGCCGCCAACGCAACTGAAGCAATTCCAAACCATTTTCACCACAAAtgcaaataaagaaaagggttttgtaaataaagaaaagggttCCTGAGATTGCGAAGCAAAAAGGAGGAGTCTTTATGTTGAAGACAAAAGGGAGAGGCTTGGAAGTCAAGGGGGCATTATTAACAGacatatatgtttattttaaggTAGTTCCCATTGTCATGAATTTTAGTGTTTGTTTATTAGCTTTTGTCCAGCTGTAATTTTCATTGGAAATGTCAAATGTTGTAGcctgtttttaaaatgctatTAGGAAGAATATTTTGGACATTATTCTGCTTCATAGAATACTAAAATAATTAGGAATAAATCAACGCTACATTAGTGGTGATGTTATCTCTTATTTTAATGTGGGGAGTGACACCATTCTTGCACTTGATAATGGAAATTCGTAACGTCTTCACAATTTGATGTTCTTATATACACATttctttatgattttattattcaataatGTTTATGTCCTATCCAACATTAGCtacttaattattaaaaaagggagaaaaaaaaaaaagttaactcGGCCAAAACATCTAGAAGCTACGCGTAGTTCCAAGAAGAAAacgtttaattaaaaataataggaTTCGGTACATGATGTCCCCGACATTCTCATGCATCATCTATAACATGATTAAGTTACTTACTTCCCGTccctaagagtgaagactttATCCACAGACCAACGTTAGTACTTTCAGTATGTTTTATCCttactcacatgcatcctaaGAAAGTTTTCAGTAGGTCACCCGATATAAAATTGCTCTAaataaaacacgtttaactaTAAACTTCCTATGATTGAACCACTCAAGAGGAAGGTGCATCTTGTTGGTATGGATAttgactttcaattttttaagctCTTTTTAATCATGTTTTTCTCTTGATCGCTCTCATTTGCTTTCATTTTGAATGTAGTATCAGATTATTCATGTAGTCTCAGGTACGGCTTGGGCCAGATATGGACCCAATCCACCCCTATGGACTAAAATTTGGAAATACATAATGGGTAGCAAAAGTATTTTTCAACTTTGGAGTTGTTGCAAATATGATAAAGTATTCATAATTAATCAAGTGTAGCAGTAATAATactggttttattttttaacacaCAAGATCAGGTATAACCTGATAACAATGTCTGAAGAACATTAGAAAAGATGGTTGAAATTAAGATTTTCATAGCTGGTTCGCATCTCTTTTTGCTTTTGAATATTGTagcttattaaataaaacaataaaatttagattattaaataaaacatatatgaTCCACTAAAACATGCGAGCTTAGAAGACAAATGAGGGTTATAACACTTCACAAAACCTTGTTTCACTcgaacaaataaatgaaaagaagagaaaggatTAAGCACCAAATGACACAAAAGTGCAAACTTGATACAGTTTTTGTTGCAGTTCATGTACATCAATCCTCGTTGGATCATCtacctgaaaaacaaaagcaatcaACATAACAAAATCAACCTCTAAAcattagaaagaaagaaagaaaaaagtgagGCCAATCATGCAAACCTTTGTTTGAATGGTGTGCAGCATCCTTTCCTTCACTTTGGTGGAAGCACAACTCGTAATTTCAATACTTTCTTCAAGTAAAACCTTCATCACTTCTGAAAGCTCCAAATTTTGCTCTCTAAAGATGCTTATCACAATCTCCAACCCACACGAATATGGCTTAATCACAATGCAACTTGAGGGACAAAGATCCGAACTTTCATCGGCCAAATGCAGCCCCTTTATTGCATCTCTTTTCACAGCATCTCTTTTCACATGAAGCTCGCTGATCTTTCCTCTCAAGTGTTCAATATAATTCACAGCCTCATCCACAATATCAGCTCTTGTACGCCTACCCTAAAATCCCCTCTAACATTAGCCTCAAAGTAATTACATATTATTGGAAACGTCCCACAATCAAAACATGGTCCAAACAGATGAAagaagtagatattgtccatttgtaacgacccagatccaccgctagtagatattgtcctctttggactttccctttcagacttcccctcaatgctttaaaacgcgtctataNtagatattgtcctctttggactttccctttcagacttcccctcaatgcTTTAAAACGGGGAaggttttgttctcctctccaaccaacatgggaCATCACACAATCTCAGCGGAGAGAGCTTGAAGAACCTTAAGCTCACCTTAAGCTCAGGGTTTTAATTCTCTTTCTATGCAAGTTAACCACTTCTAACAATTCTGACTCAAAACTAACCATTTTCTGAATCAATAACTTCTAAACAATTATTCTAAACAATTATCCTAAAATTGTATTAAGTCAACTAAGTCAAGCTTATTGATGTATGAACGAACAAAAAGACAaggtaattttaaaagaaaataaggaagaGAAGCAAAAGatggaatttttttaactgtGTTTACCTCTACAAGTTGAAGAGGAAGCAAAGATGGAAGGTTGGAAAGAAGGGAGACCATTTGTTTCCTTGGTTCTCGTTCGATATCTCTGTGCACAATCTTCCTCACTTCATTATGAGTGGATTCAATTTTGTTGGCATTAAGTTCACTGCTTCCCTCACAGCCTGAAAGTTGATGATGGTGTGAGGGATGATTGAAAGGGAACATTTTTGGAAGATGGGTTGTTGAAAGGATAGCATAATAGAGGTTTTTATTGATTTGGATTCCCTGTAAACAAGCCTCAAAGCTCCTCTTTTTGACGCTTCGGGTTTCACATCGGGTAGATCCCCACCTGCCGCCATGGTGTTCAATATTGGCGATGATTCaacaacaaacattcatttataatctcttcttttgattcttagcattaaggaatgaaattgatatcaaatttgttaacccattacttcaaaattaacctaaataaattatgaactaaTGCAATGTAAGTAGTGGGAAAGCAAAGATCTGGAAAACACAATATTCTATGTTGTTCGTGGGTTGACAACTTGGACTTCTGCTATTTCCACAACAATTGTGGAAATTTGGAATATGTTTCTCAAGAATTACTTTTGAGATCTTAGTAAAATATGTTCTAACAATCCACACTCTAACAATAAGTTGAGGTGGATTACATGCACGTGTTAAAAGTGTTAGAAATGAGTTTCAATTTATCACCATCCACCAACTCAATTGTTTTCATTTGGTTGGGTGATTCGTCATGGTAGGTCATTTTTCTTAAGTATATCGTCACGCCCTGacttctaaaatataaaaagtcaTAACTTTATGTAActgattaaattttgtaaaattcatattttaactgTAACAGCCAAAACCTATCGCTAACGGATATTATCTGTTTCACctcattatgtatcgtcgtcatcctcacaattttaaaacgagtctattatggagagggtctaacCTTACTCCGACCAATGTCTCGCACCGTACGGTAACTAACTCTGATCAAAGTAGTGTTaaaccctctccatagtatatgcgttttaaaactatgagactgGTGACACTACATAATGAACTAAACCATACCATATGTGCTAATGGTGgacttgagccgttacaaatgacaCTAGAACCAGACACTGGacagtgtgctagcaaggatgctgggcctcaaaggagtagaatgtgagatcccacgtcgattggaagaataatgaaacatttctaTAAAATTGTGGAAATCTTATAAGGAACTTCCTGGTAACAACTATACATGTCATTCATATTCATTACATAcgtgattttttattttttaacatacaTAACAATACATGCATTTACCCACAAAGAAATTACAACAACATAACTAATTTGATGTATGTATTAAGAGATCTCATGCATTAacatgaatgacatgataacATGTATTATCAGGATAATCAAATATGATTATAATGACCCttacatttttcaaaagtGTAGCcccataattaaaaatgatcaGAAGAAGAACTATGTTTGTTCAATTTAAGCGTGTTG
Encoded here:
- the LOC111810357 gene encoding transcription factor bHLH118-like; the protein is MAAGCEGSSELNANKIESTHNEVRKIVHRDIEREPRKQMVSLLSNLPSLLPLQLVEGRRTRADIVDEAVNYIEHLRGKISELHVKRDAVKRDAIKGLHLADESSDLCPSSCIVIKPYSCGLEIVISIFREQNLELSEVMKVLLEESIEITSCASTKVKERMLHTIQTKVDDPTRIDVHELQQKLYQVCTFVSFGA